Proteins encoded together in one Lysinibacillus sp. FSL K6-0232 window:
- a CDS encoding SDR family oxidoreductase, translating into MKLHFFTGFPGFIAKQLIRALFREKQAQAVIAIVLAGETLKANQEKRKLLEEFPDCSIRIVEGDITLPNLGLDDQMIEEIVPKIEVLWHLAAIYDLAVPRDIAWKVNVHGTTMVNDFARSLPNLRRYMYFSTAYVAGMREGILRENELIRPLAFKNYYEETKYEAELRVEDLKSEVPLTIIRPGIVRGHSATGETTKFDGPYFFLNLVDRLKGLPFIPYIGQSTVTINVVPVDYILNASIFLMNEEDAKGKTFHLTDPNPHPVQEVYRTMVKLITNNYPRGRLPFSLARLSLQVPFIRKKLGVEQETLDYLTWNAVFDTSEAQRILQKGGITCPDFIQTMPRMIEFYLAHKEDKTYQIQIK; encoded by the coding sequence ATGAAGCTTCACTTTTTTACAGGCTTTCCGGGATTTATAGCTAAGCAATTAATTCGAGCATTATTTCGAGAAAAACAGGCACAAGCAGTGATTGCCATTGTATTAGCAGGAGAAACCTTGAAGGCAAATCAGGAAAAAAGAAAATTATTAGAGGAGTTTCCTGACTGCTCCATTCGTATTGTAGAAGGGGATATTACATTACCCAATCTTGGACTAGACGATCAGATGATCGAGGAAATTGTCCCTAAAATTGAGGTGCTATGGCATTTAGCTGCTATTTACGATTTAGCTGTGCCACGCGATATTGCTTGGAAGGTAAATGTGCATGGAACAACAATGGTTAATGATTTTGCACGTAGCCTTCCTAACTTAAGACGCTATATGTATTTTAGCACAGCCTATGTAGCTGGTATGCGTGAAGGGATATTGCGTGAAAATGAGCTGATTCGACCGCTCGCCTTTAAAAATTACTATGAGGAAACCAAATATGAGGCTGAGCTTCGAGTCGAAGATTTAAAATCAGAAGTTCCACTAACCATTATTAGACCTGGTATTGTGCGAGGGCATTCAGCAACAGGGGAAACGACAAAATTTGATGGACCTTATTTCTTTTTGAATTTAGTGGACCGTTTAAAGGGGCTGCCTTTTATTCCGTATATTGGTCAATCAACAGTGACCATCAATGTAGTGCCAGTTGATTATATTTTAAATGCCTCTATATTTCTAATGAATGAAGAGGATGCAAAGGGAAAAACATTTCATTTAACAGACCCTAATCCGCATCCTGTACAGGAAGTGTACCGTACAATGGTGAAATTAATAACAAACAATTATCCAAGGGGACGCTTACCATTTTCATTGGCAAGGCTATCCTTACAAGTGCCATTTATTCGGAAAAAACTAGGGGTTGAACAAGAAACATTAGATTATCTAACATGGAACGCGGTATTTGATACTTCAGAAGCACAACGTATTTTACAAAAAGGCGGTATTACATGTCCTGATTTTATCCAGACAATGCCAAGGATGATTGAATTTTATTTAGCACATAAGGAAGATAAAACGTATCAAATTCAAATTAAATAA
- a CDS encoding TerC family protein gives MEAILLQYGWVLIVLVVLEGLLAADNAVVMAVMVKHLPQEQQKKALFYGLFGALIFRFSALFVITVLVNYWQIQAVGAAYLLFMSAKNIYDLRKHRDDVEEDTDDKPAKKGSGFWLTVLKVEAADIAFAIDSMLAAVAIAVTLPHLGEFDIGGINGGQFIVMLLGGFIGVIMMRFAAQWFVKILNDYPSLETAAFLIVGWVGVKLVVLTLAHEKVGILPQEFPHSTPWELTFWIVLIAIAFIGYLVGVRRKK, from the coding sequence ATGGAAGCAATTTTATTACAGTATGGCTGGGTGCTTATTGTACTTGTTGTATTAGAGGGATTACTTGCTGCAGATAATGCGGTTGTTATGGCTGTAATGGTGAAGCATTTACCACAAGAACAACAAAAAAAGGCACTATTTTATGGACTTTTTGGCGCGTTAATCTTTCGGTTCTCAGCTCTTTTTGTTATTACAGTATTGGTCAACTATTGGCAAATCCAGGCGGTCGGTGCAGCATATTTACTATTTATGTCTGCTAAAAATATTTATGATTTGCGTAAACATAGGGATGATGTTGAAGAAGACACAGATGATAAGCCAGCGAAAAAAGGCTCAGGCTTCTGGTTAACGGTGCTTAAGGTAGAAGCGGCTGATATTGCCTTTGCCATTGACTCCATGCTGGCAGCAGTTGCGATTGCGGTAACGTTGCCGCATTTGGGGGAATTTGATATTGGTGGCATCAATGGTGGGCAGTTTATAGTGATGCTGCTTGGTGGATTTATCGGTGTGATTATGATGCGATTTGCAGCACAATGGTTTGTTAAAATATTAAATGATTATCCTTCACTTGAAACAGCAGCATTTTTAATTGTAGGCTGGGTAGGTGTAAAGCTCGTTGTTTTAACATTAGCACATGAAAAAGTAGGCATATTGCCGCAAGAATTCCCACATTCGACTCCATGGGAATTAACATTCTGGATTGTGTTAATAGCGATAGCGTTTATCGGCTATTTAGTGGGTGTTCGCCGTAAAAAATAA
- a CDS encoding TrkH family potassium uptake protein, protein MPWKKSSNRLVTPFQVLVSYYFIAIAISFLLLRLPGVHQEGVKVSFLDSLFTAVSAVSVTGLTTINVSQTYTTFGLMMILVILQLGAIGIMSLGTFVWLLVGKKIGMRERQLIMIDHNQYNLSGVVKLIREIVKILIGIEVTGAFILTLHFTNYFDTFEEAFLHGVFASISATTNGGFDITGMSLLPFHDDYFVQMVTMILIVLGAIGFPVLIELKTFLLKRHMNFRFSLFTKITTTTYAILFVVGALVILLLESFHSFKEMSWHEALFSAMFHSVSTRSAGLTTYDVTTFSEATDIFMSFLMFIGSSPSSVGGGIRTTTFAIAILFLITYARGKEDIQIFGREIHLIDVFRSFVVILLAFFMVLTATIILLITEPQASLIQIIFEITSAFGTCGMSLGITSDLSIIGKVIIMMLMFIGRVGLISFLYTLGGGGRGKKSSFHYPKERVIIG, encoded by the coding sequence GTGCCTTGGAAAAAATCATCTAATAGACTTGTCACACCGTTTCAGGTACTTGTTTCTTATTATTTTATAGCAATAGCGATTTCCTTCCTGTTACTACGACTTCCAGGCGTTCATCAAGAAGGGGTAAAGGTTTCCTTTTTAGATAGCTTATTTACTGCAGTTAGTGCAGTTAGCGTGACAGGATTAACAACGATTAATGTATCACAAACCTATACAACCTTTGGGCTTATGATGATTCTTGTGATTTTACAGCTAGGGGCTATTGGAATTATGTCATTAGGAACATTTGTATGGCTATTAGTAGGGAAAAAAATTGGCATGCGTGAACGCCAATTAATTATGATTGACCATAATCAATACAATTTATCAGGCGTTGTGAAATTGATTCGAGAAATTGTTAAAATTTTAATTGGTATTGAAGTAACAGGAGCCTTTATTTTAACGCTCCATTTTACCAATTATTTTGATACATTTGAAGAAGCCTTTTTACATGGCGTATTTGCCTCGATTTCGGCTACAACTAATGGTGGCTTTGATATTACAGGCATGAGCCTATTGCCGTTTCATGATGATTATTTTGTTCAAATGGTGACAATGATACTAATTGTGCTAGGGGCTATTGGATTCCCTGTATTAATTGAGTTAAAAACATTTTTGCTTAAACGACATATGAATTTTCGTTTTAGCTTATTTACAAAAATCACTACAACAACATATGCAATTTTATTTGTTGTAGGAGCACTTGTCATTTTATTGCTTGAGTCATTCCACTCTTTTAAGGAAATGTCTTGGCATGAGGCTCTTTTTTCAGCAATGTTTCATTCTGTATCAACAAGATCAGCTGGTTTAACAACATATGATGTGACGACATTTAGTGAAGCAACAGATATATTTATGAGCTTTTTAATGTTTATCGGCTCTTCACCAAGCTCAGTAGGTGGAGGGATTCGTACAACTACTTTTGCAATAGCAATTTTATTTTTAATTACTTATGCAAGGGGTAAAGAGGATATCCAAATATTTGGACGAGAAATTCATTTAATTGATGTTTTCCGTTCATTTGTTGTTATTTTATTAGCTTTTTTTATGGTGTTAACAGCCACTATTATTTTGCTCATTACAGAGCCTCAGGCGTCCTTAATTCAAATTATTTTTGAAATTACATCAGCGTTTGGTACGTGTGGGATGTCATTAGGCATTACATCTGATTTATCTATCATCGGTAAAGTTATTATTATGATGTTAATGTTTATTGGTCGAGTTGGTTTAATTTCCTTCCTTTATACGCTTGGTGGTGGTGGAAGGGGCAAAAAATCAAGCTTCCATTATCCAAAGGAACGTGTGATTATTGGATAA
- a CDS encoding B12-binding domain-containing radical SAM protein, with protein sequence MNTILTTLNAKYIHTNLALRYLKGAALPEFNPIITEYTIKDPAFNIVSDLFQKKPDIVGFSCYIWNIEETIHVIKMLKTVCPNIKILLGGPEVSYDSHHWLRRIPEVDFIVMGEGETSFKQLLRYLHGEILLEDVPGICYLVDDKVKIHAQPPKIDLRELPSPFRFEEDLPHLSKRIQYIETSRGCPFSCQFCLSSIEVGVRYFNREKIKDDIRFLMDHGARTIKFVDRTFNISRSYAMEMFQFLIDEHKPGVVFQFEITADIMRPEVIQFLNDNAPKGLFRFEIGVQSTNDLTNTLVKRRQNFEKLKRTVTMVKEGGKIDQHLDLIAGLPEEDYTSFRQTFNDVFAMRPEELQLGFLKLLRGTGLRVEAEKFGYTYVDIAPYEIFSNNVLTFDDIVRIKHAEDVLEKYWNDHRMDNTIEYLVTEVFATPFDFFQSFGTYWETKGWSRIGHQLEDLFRRLLMFLETVDDANLDIIKSLMQLDYLMAQQFQPRKLWWKERPTAQQQKAIYHALRENPAIAGEEFASFKLTEKELFKHTLVIPYALDYQHFLNGKIVQKNGYLLTYFRHGQAPYFATIHFTEQYAEMTVK encoded by the coding sequence ATGAATACTATTTTAACGACTTTAAACGCCAAATATATACACACAAATTTAGCATTGCGCTATTTAAAGGGCGCCGCGCTACCAGAATTTAATCCAATTATAACAGAGTATACAATTAAAGACCCTGCATTTAATATTGTATCAGATTTGTTCCAAAAAAAACCTGATATTGTTGGATTTAGCTGTTATATATGGAATATCGAAGAAACAATTCATGTTATTAAGATGTTAAAAACTGTCTGTCCAAATATTAAAATTTTGCTTGGAGGACCTGAGGTTTCTTACGATTCTCATCATTGGCTACGTCGGATTCCAGAAGTAGACTTTATTGTTATGGGTGAAGGGGAAACTTCATTTAAACAACTATTACGTTATTTACATGGTGAAATATTGTTGGAGGATGTTCCCGGGATTTGCTATTTAGTAGATGATAAAGTAAAAATTCACGCGCAGCCACCAAAAATTGATTTACGTGAATTACCAAGTCCGTTTCGTTTTGAGGAAGATTTACCACATCTAAGTAAACGAATTCAGTACATTGAAACAAGTCGTGGCTGTCCATTTAGCTGTCAGTTTTGTTTATCTTCAATCGAGGTTGGTGTGCGCTACTTTAACCGTGAAAAAATAAAGGATGATATTCGCTTTCTAATGGATCACGGAGCTCGTACAATTAAATTTGTAGACCGTACCTTTAACATTAGTCGCAGCTATGCGATGGAAATGTTCCAGTTTTTAATTGATGAGCATAAGCCTGGTGTTGTCTTCCAGTTTGAAATTACAGCAGATATTATGCGTCCAGAGGTTATCCAATTTTTAAATGATAATGCACCAAAAGGCTTGTTCCGTTTTGAAATTGGTGTCCAGTCAACCAATGATTTAACCAATACACTTGTGAAACGACGTCAAAACTTTGAAAAATTAAAACGTACAGTGACAATGGTTAAAGAAGGTGGCAAAATTGATCAGCATTTAGATTTAATTGCTGGCTTACCTGAGGAAGATTATACAAGCTTCCGTCAAACTTTTAATGATGTTTTTGCTATGCGTCCAGAGGAGCTACAGCTTGGTTTTTTAAAGCTTTTACGTGGGACAGGTCTTCGAGTAGAGGCTGAAAAGTTCGGTTATACTTATGTGGATATTGCCCCTTATGAAATTTTCTCCAATAACGTTCTAACATTTGACGATATTGTACGCATTAAACATGCAGAGGATGTTCTTGAAAAATATTGGAATGATCATCGTATGGATAATACGATTGAATATTTAGTAACAGAGGTTTTCGCCACACCATTTGATTTCTTCCAAAGCTTTGGCACATACTGGGAAACAAAAGGTTGGTCACGTATTGGCCATCAGCTAGAAGATTTATTCCGCCGATTATTGATGTTTTTAGAAACAGTGGATGATGCAAATTTAGATATTATTAAAAGTCTAATGCAGCTAGACTATTTGATGGCTCAGCAATTCCAACCGCGCAAGCTATGGTGGAAAGAGCGACCGACAGCACAACAGCAGAAAGCTATTTATCATGCACTACGTGAAAATCCTGCGATTGCTGGTGAAGAGTTTGCAAGCTTTAAGTTAACTGAAAAAGAGTTGTTTAAACATACATTAGTGATTCCATATGCACTTGATTACCAACATTTCCTAAATGGCAAAATCGTACAAAAAAACGGCTATCTTTTAACTTATTTCCGTCATGGTCAAGCTCCTTACTTTGCTACAATCCATTTTACAGAACAATATGCTGAAATGACAGTAAAGTAA
- a CDS encoding ATP-binding protein, whose translation MKSTSSPTLILNKAGKILNVNEAAIQLFNLNLTYIGYLAMDEPSNLKWAKFVKQLQCDLRSEEIFNIRTTGNEFEMLSFKCFYDPHTEEIVAQISTLTDDIAHQLYVSQVHEKSQSFNAYDYLPYAVIVSDASGIILGLNKYAEMFLKVESSQLLHKAHQHIFDSFTLKKGQITTYLSKLMGDKHASIHVVDETQVSSTCYYEISSIFDEYNNIIVTVINDETEKKQLQHKVEHQQALNVVGQMAASIAHEIRNPLTSLKGFTELLKLNADDESRMYLSVIDSELQRMEQILSELLVLSKPTTMKMELLELDHLVKQVVEFMLPDAMMKDIMIQYISTSQQVYIGGNESRLKQVFMNLIKNAMESMHSGGTITVEMITNDCSIAELMIKDEGVGMDSATLQNLFQPFYTTKSKGTGLGLAFVKKVIEEHDGIIAVNSELQKGTSFHLQFPIYTFNQMDTLEVPAKNSAYLVT comes from the coding sequence ATGAAAAGTACTTCGTCACCAACACTTATACTCAATAAAGCAGGGAAAATTTTGAACGTAAATGAGGCTGCTATCCAACTTTTTAATCTTAATTTAACGTATATTGGCTATTTAGCTATGGACGAGCCATCTAATTTAAAATGGGCAAAATTTGTTAAACAACTACAATGTGATTTACGGTCAGAAGAAATCTTTAATATTCGAACAACTGGAAATGAGTTCGAAATGCTATCATTTAAGTGTTTTTATGATCCACATACAGAGGAAATTGTAGCACAAATTTCAACATTAACGGATGATATTGCTCATCAATTATACGTTAGTCAGGTACATGAGAAATCCCAATCTTTTAATGCTTATGATTACTTACCATATGCAGTAATTGTAAGTGATGCTAGTGGCATTATACTTGGGCTTAATAAATATGCAGAAATGTTTCTAAAAGTGGAAAGTTCACAGCTTCTCCATAAAGCACATCAACATATATTTGATTCATTTACATTAAAAAAAGGGCAGATTACCACATATCTTTCAAAGCTAATGGGTGACAAGCATGCAAGTATTCATGTAGTGGATGAAACACAGGTTAGCAGCACATGCTATTATGAAATTTCAAGTATTTTTGATGAATATAATAATATTATTGTGACAGTGATTAACGATGAAACAGAGAAAAAGCAATTGCAGCATAAAGTTGAGCATCAACAAGCGTTAAATGTTGTTGGGCAGATGGCTGCAAGCATTGCGCATGAGATTCGAAATCCCTTGACATCACTAAAAGGGTTTACTGAATTATTGAAGTTAAACGCTGACGATGAATCACGTATGTATCTCTCTGTCATTGATAGTGAGCTCCAACGAATGGAACAAATTTTATCTGAGCTATTAGTATTGTCCAAGCCAACAACGATGAAGATGGAATTATTAGAGCTGGATCATCTTGTGAAACAGGTCGTTGAATTTATGCTGCCTGATGCAATGATGAAAGATATTATGATTCAGTATATTTCTACCTCTCAACAAGTGTATATTGGTGGCAATGAAAGTCGATTAAAGCAAGTGTTTATGAATTTGATTAAAAATGCAATGGAGTCTATGCATAGTGGTGGTACGATTACTGTTGAAATGATAACAAATGATTGTTCAATTGCTGAACTAATGATTAAAGATGAAGGTGTCGGTATGGATAGTGCAACATTACAAAATCTATTCCAGCCTTTTTATACAACAAAATCAAAAGGGACAGGGCTAGGCCTTGCTTTTGTAAAAAAGGTGATTGAAGAGCATGATGGTATAATAGCTGTTAATAGTGAGTTACAGAAAGGAACAAGTTTCCATTTACAATTCCCAATTTACACATTTAATCAAATGGATACGTTAGAAGTGCCCGCGAAAAACTCTGCTTATTTAGTAACATAA
- a CDS encoding MarR family winged helix-turn-helix transcriptional regulator, with product MTSEDLKQSLKLYIVLSRALKAVNEKTHQLFQENGLNPTEFAVLELLYHKGRQPLQQIGNKILLASGSITYVIDKLEKRGYLLRVSCPSDRRVTYAEITEEGEAFMRELFPKHEKHLHELMSVLSPEEQEQAIILLKKIGLSIKDLSY from the coding sequence ATGACGTCAGAAGATTTAAAGCAATCTTTAAAATTATATATTGTATTATCGCGTGCGCTTAAGGCTGTTAATGAAAAAACACATCAATTATTTCAAGAAAATGGTCTAAACCCAACTGAATTTGCTGTTTTAGAGCTGCTTTATCATAAAGGAAGACAGCCATTACAGCAAATAGGCAATAAAATTTTGCTTGCCAGTGGGTCTATTACGTATGTCATTGATAAGCTTGAAAAGAGAGGCTATTTATTGCGTGTTTCATGCCCGTCAGATCGTCGTGTTACATATGCTGAAATTACTGAAGAGGGTGAAGCTTTTATGAGAGAGCTTTTCCCAAAACATGAAAAGCATTTACATGAATTGATGAGTGTATTATCTCCCGAAGAGCAAGAGCAAGCCATTATACTATTAAAGAAAATTGGCCTTTCTATTAAAGATTTGTCTTATTAA
- a CDS encoding CPBP family intramembrane glutamic endopeptidase, whose product MSINSKQTIMLLLSLLFVYSMLAFTFANQAVFWYMYAFTLLVCIAIAILAGTIEDQLPTWQFLLFGIGYGTITYGITRFGYWLAPYINDNLVQSVQKFLATYGPQNIWHYALLVFIVSIGEELFWRGYVQQQLKRFMRPVFAVIVTAVLCAISIAISGFMLGVIAALVASLLWGFLYEWRKSMPLVIVAHVVFVLLLFLVLPLTS is encoded by the coding sequence ATGTCAATAAATTCGAAACAAACAATCATGCTTCTCCTTTCTTTATTATTCGTTTATAGTATGCTTGCCTTTACTTTTGCTAATCAGGCTGTATTTTGGTACATGTATGCATTTACGCTACTCGTATGTATTGCCATCGCTATTTTAGCAGGTACTATTGAAGACCAACTACCAACATGGCAATTTTTACTTTTCGGTATTGGGTACGGCACAATCACATATGGAATTACTCGCTTTGGTTACTGGCTCGCACCGTATATTAACGATAATTTAGTACAGTCTGTTCAAAAATTTTTAGCAACCTATGGACCGCAAAATATTTGGCACTATGCTTTACTTGTTTTTATCGTTTCCATTGGTGAAGAACTATTTTGGCGTGGCTATGTTCAACAGCAGTTAAAACGCTTTATGCGCCCAGTTTTTGCTGTTATTGTTACTGCTGTACTATGCGCTATATCAATTGCTATTAGCGGCTTTATGCTTGGTGTCATTGCTGCGCTTGTCGCAAGTCTTCTTTGGGGCTTTTTATATGAATGGCGTAAAAGCATGCCCCTTGTTATTGTAGCCCATGTCGTTTTTGTACTACTATTATTTTTGGTGTTACCTTTAACATCATAA
- a CDS encoding YkvS family protein, translating into MKIAEVGNIIEFKNGLQGIVEKVNENSVIVNLTYMENFNSLEIEEKTVVNHKRYKILYTNEA; encoded by the coding sequence GTGAAAATAGCTGAAGTTGGAAATATTATCGAGTTTAAAAATGGTCTTCAAGGTATTGTTGAAAAGGTCAATGAAAATTCTGTAATTGTTAATTTAACATATATGGAGAATTTCAATTCCCTTGAAATTGAAGAAAAAACAGTCGTCAATCATAAACGTTATAAAATTTTATATACAAATGAAGCTTAA
- a CDS encoding aspartyl-phosphate phosphatase Spo0E family protein: MVNLLLKQMEQTREMMIRSGVENGLQNAKTIQLSRRLDQLMNTYYRETAFEEEKEQDD, encoded by the coding sequence ATGGTCAATCTACTCTTGAAACAAATGGAACAAACACGTGAGATGATGATTCGCTCAGGTGTAGAAAATGGGTTACAAAATGCAAAAACCATTCAACTGAGTCGTAGGTTAGATCAGTTAATGAATACTTATTATAGAGAGACCGCATTTGAGGAAGAAAAAGAGCAGGATGATTAA
- a CDS encoding NAD(P)-dependent oxidoreductase has translation MSKQRIAFIGAGVMGASIIKHLLNNGHEVTVYTRTKDKAEPLIALGASWASTPAEAFQQNDIAFTMVGYPSDVEAVYFGENGLFQTAQSGNIVVDMTTSEPSLAKKIFEHAQKLGVEALDAPVSGGDIGAQNGTLSIMIGGNQATYNKLLPIMQHFGQNIVYQGEAGAGQHAKMCNQIAIASGMIGVCESLAYGLKAGLDLSTVLQSISSGAAGSWSLSNLAPRMIKGDFAPGFYIKHFVKDMKIALDESEKMGISLPGLALAYEMYDKLVEEGYADNGTQALFKYYQ, from the coding sequence ATGAGTAAACAGCGTATTGCATTTATTGGCGCAGGCGTTATGGGTGCTAGTATTATTAAGCATTTATTAAACAATGGGCATGAGGTAACCGTATATACACGAACAAAGGACAAAGCGGAGCCGCTAATAGCTTTAGGAGCATCATGGGCAAGCACGCCCGCTGAGGCATTTCAGCAGAATGACATAGCCTTTACAATGGTTGGCTATCCTTCAGATGTAGAAGCAGTGTATTTTGGGGAAAACGGTCTATTTCAAACAGCACAGTCTGGCAATATTGTCGTTGATATGACGACTTCAGAGCCATCCTTAGCGAAGAAAATTTTTGAACATGCACAAAAGCTGGGAGTAGAGGCTTTAGATGCACCTGTTTCTGGTGGAGATATTGGAGCTCAAAATGGGACATTATCAATTATGATTGGTGGCAATCAAGCTACATACAACAAGCTGCTACCTATTATGCAGCATTTTGGACAAAATATTGTTTATCAAGGTGAGGCTGGAGCAGGGCAACATGCCAAAATGTGTAATCAAATTGCGATTGCTTCTGGGATGATAGGTGTTTGTGAATCATTAGCTTATGGATTAAAGGCGGGGCTAGATTTATCTACCGTTTTACAATCAATATCATCGGGAGCAGCGGGTTCTTGGTCATTAAGCAATTTAGCACCACGTATGATAAAAGGCGACTTTGCGCCGGGTTTTTATATTAAACATTTTGTCAAGGATATGAAAATTGCTTTAGATGAATCCGAAAAAATGGGTATTTCTTTACCGGGTCTTGCATTAGCCTATGAGATGTACGACAAGCTTGTCGAAGAGGGCTACGCAGATAATGGCACACAAGCATTGTTCAAATATTATCAATAA
- a CDS encoding MFS transporter — protein MKKSAAIEGQHRSQLAIYLSLPILSWAFYDFANTIFSSNINTVFFPFYMDEVLGTNEVMQQVASTFISYANAIASFLLVVFSPLFGVWIDNTGYKKKFIVWFASISILFTFMMGVFANWHTTIHYSGVPLSLFLVVVSFVIAKFFFNSSLVFYDSMMGDLGTKEEMPLISGYGVAVGYLGTIFGLLVYLYVGDSGFHRAFIPTAILYLLFSLPLFFINKDMPIPKSKRKPIKFFDGYKEIIQTFKDMKQYKAIFTFMIAYFFLNDAIATTIAMMAVYATTIVGFSSGQFIILYLVSTISTIIGSFAFGHITKKIGAKRAITIVAVIMIGALVLATLATAQWMFWIAGSLFGVSLGSMWVTSRTYIIELSPTEKRGQFFGLFAFSGKVSSIIGPAVYGTVTLWLKEYGTLASRVALSTLIVMTVIGLLIHLKVNDKNGNRK, from the coding sequence ATGAAGAAGAGCGCAGCAATAGAAGGGCAGCATCGAAGTCAGTTAGCGATTTATTTATCATTGCCAATACTGTCATGGGCATTTTATGATTTTGCTAATACAATATTTTCTTCAAATATAAATACAGTATTTTTCCCATTTTATATGGATGAAGTTTTAGGAACGAATGAAGTGATGCAGCAAGTAGCAAGCACCTTTATTTCTTATGCCAATGCTATTGCAAGCTTTTTATTAGTCGTTTTCTCACCGCTTTTTGGTGTATGGATTGATAATACAGGCTATAAAAAGAAATTTATTGTATGGTTTGCATCTATTTCTATCCTGTTTACATTTATGATGGGGGTTTTTGCTAACTGGCATACAACAATCCATTATTCGGGTGTACCGCTAAGCTTATTTTTAGTTGTTGTTAGCTTCGTGATTGCTAAATTTTTCTTTAACTCAAGTCTTGTATTTTATGATTCTATGATGGGCGATTTAGGTACAAAAGAGGAAATGCCACTCATCTCAGGCTATGGGGTGGCAGTTGGCTATCTTGGTACAATCTTTGGCTTACTTGTCTATTTATATGTAGGAGATAGCGGTTTTCATCGAGCCTTTATTCCAACTGCTATTTTATATTTGTTATTTTCATTGCCATTATTTTTTATTAACAAAGATATGCCAATTCCAAAATCAAAGCGAAAGCCAATTAAGTTTTTTGATGGCTACAAAGAAATTATTCAAACCTTTAAGGATATGAAGCAATATAAAGCAATTTTTACCTTTATGATTGCCTACTTCTTTTTAAATGATGCCATTGCGACAACGATTGCGATGATGGCAGTCTATGCGACAACGATTGTTGGCTTTAGCTCTGGTCAATTTATTATTCTTTATTTAGTATCGACGATTTCCACTATTATTGGCTCCTTTGCCTTTGGTCATATTACGAAAAAAATAGGGGCTAAGCGTGCTATTACGATTGTGGCAGTTATTATGATTGGTGCTTTAGTGCTTGCTACTCTCGCAACGGCACAATGGATGTTTTGGATTGCAGGTAGTCTATTCGGTGTATCTCTTGGGTCGATGTGGGTAACATCACGAACATATATTATTGAGTTATCACCAACAGAAAAACGCGGGCAATTTTTTGGCTTATTTGCTTTTTCGGGCAAAGTATCATCCATTATCGGTCCAGCCGTCTATGGAACTGTTACATTATGGCTAAAGGAGTATGGCACACTTGCCAGCCGTGTTGCATTATCGACACTAATTGTAATGACCGTGATTGGGCTATTAATACATCTAAAAGTTAATGATAAAAATGGAAATCGCAAGTAG